The Streptomyces sp. NBC_00435 nucleotide sequence CGGTACCCATCGGATCAGCGCCTCGCACACGCCCGACGTCGAACACACGGGCAGCCCCGCCGGTCAACGGGCCGACATCACCGTCGGATTCAGCGGGCCCTGCATGACGAGGGGGCGCTCGCAGTCTCCGTCCGCGGATCCACGCCGACCGGTCCCGTCAGCATCCGGGGCACCAGCGGCTCCGTCCCCGCTCGGTGCTCCGCGTGTCCGCGCTCCGGCTCAGAAGGTCCGTTCGAGCAGCGCGAACAGTGCCGCCCAGTGCCGTTCGTCCGAGGCGGCGTCGTAGGAGCTCGTATCGGCCAGCGTGTAGCCGTGCCGCGCGCCCCCGTACACCTCGGCCCGATGGCGGACGCCCGCCGCCGACAGGGCCTTCCCCAGTCGGTCGATCTCCTCGGCGGGCAGCGTCGGGTCCTGGTCGGCGTGCCCGAAGTACAGCTCGGCCGTGATCCGGTGGGCCAGCAGGTGCGGACTGTCCGCCGTGTCGGTCGCCAGGAATCCCCCGTGGAACCCGGCCGCCGCCACCACCCGCTCGGGGTACGTGCCCGCGGTCAGCAGCGCCAGCCGGGCACCCATGCAGTACCCGGTGATCGCCGCCGGCCCGGGGGCCACCCCCGGGATTCCGGCGAGGCGCTCCAGGTACGCCCCGGCGTCCCGCATCGCGAGCTCGGGGGTCAGGGAGTCGAGGACCGGGCCGACCCGTTCGAAGAGCTCCGGCTGCCGCCCGAAGTCCACGAACTCGGGGAGTTCGAACACCGGTGCGCGCCCGTGGCGGTAGAAGAGGTTCGGCAGCAGGACCACGTATCCGGCCGCGGCGATCCGGTCCGCCATCGACTTGATGTGCGGACGGATGCCGAGGGCGTTCATGTACAACAGCACTCCGGGATAGGGGCCTTCGCCCTCGGGCCGGGCCAGATAGGCGTCGGCGGTACCGTCCCCCGTGACGATCTCCACGGATGTGCGGACTACCTCGCGTGCGGTCGTCATGGCCGTCCCCCTCTTCGTATGGCGAAGGCCGC carries:
- a CDS encoding dienelactone hydrolase family protein, with the protein product MTTAREVVRTSVEIVTGDGTADAYLARPEGEGPYPGVLLYMNALGIRPHIKSMADRIAAAGYVVLLPNLFYRHGRAPVFELPEFVDFGRQPELFERVGPVLDSLTPELAMRDAGAYLERLAGIPGVAPGPAAITGYCMGARLALLTAGTYPERVVAAAGFHGGFLATDTADSPHLLAHRITAELYFGHADQDPTLPAEEIDRLGKALSAAGVRHRAEVYGGARHGYTLADTSSYDAASDERHWAALFALLERTF